A genome region from Bufo gargarizans isolate SCDJY-AF-19 chromosome 2, ASM1485885v1, whole genome shotgun sequence includes the following:
- the LOC122929323 gene encoding olfactory receptor-like protein DTMT, which produces MQQGTTAEEQLMHRAVFPTAVRNAQRESALEQKNEDKEDADEELSLSLQEEEEVERTSSLSMLENNVTAITEFFLLGFQVSQDLRILLFCLLLWVNCCTLCGNLLIITLVSTSKKLQTPMYFFISQLSINDMLLTTVIVPFMLHILLNNGGTIGFTDCIIQFYFFCTLEIFECLLLTVMSYDRYVAICNPLRYSSIITSEFCVKLLISCWLAVLFIAAMDTVTLLMLKFCKKNVIDHFFCDLVPLLEIACSGTQFVEFEVSALGPPVLCIPLIIIIVSYSNIILTIYKIPSNISRRKAFSTCSSHLIVVSIFYCTLFSVYVVPTSGQSSTISKVLSLIYTVVTPFINPIIYSMRNKDIMKAIKETIS; this is translated from the exons ATGCAGCAGGGAACAACGGCGGAAGAACAACTAATGCATCGTGCTGTCTTTCCTACAGCTGTTAGGAACGCACAAAGGGAATCTGCCTTGGAGCAGAAGAATGAGGATAAGGAAGATGCGGATGAGGAGCTTAGCCTGTCactgcaagaggaggaggaggtggaaagAACTAGCTCCTTGAGCATGCTG GAGAACAATGTTACTGCCATCACAGAATTTTTCCTCTTGGGATTTCAAGTCAGCCAAGATTTAAGAATTTTGCTTTTTTGCCTACTACTCTGGGTTAACTGTTGCACACTATGTGGAAACCTCCTAATCATCACCCTGGTGTCCACCAGCAAGAAGCTCCAGACTCCAATGTATTTCTTCATCTCACAATTGTCCATCAATGACATGTTATTGACAACAGTTATTGTCCCCTTTATGCTCCACATTCTACTGAACAATGGGGGGACCATTGGTTTTACTGACTGTAtcattcaattttattttttctgtacttTGGAAATATTTGAATGTCTACTCCTTACAGTGATgtcttatgacagatatgtggccATCTGTAATCCCCTCCGTTACTCCTCTATCATAACAAGTGAATTTTGTGTAAAACTACTTATATCCTGTTGGTTGGCAGTTTTGTTCATAGCAGCTATGGACACTGTAACATTATTAATGTTaaagttttgtaaaaaaaatgttattgaccattttttctgtgatcttgTTCCATTGCTAGAAATTGCCTGTTCAGGTACTCAGTTTGTGGAGTTCGAAGTTTCTGCACTAGGACCCCCTGTACTTTGTATCCCGCTCATAATAATAATAGTGTCATATAGTAATATTATTCTCACAATATATAAGATTCCATCCAATATTAGTAGACgaaaagccttctccacctgtaGCTCCCACCTCATTGTGGTCTCCATATTTTATTGCACTTTGTTCAGTGTCTATGTTGTCCCAACAAGTGGGCAATCATCGACCATCAGTAAAGTCCTATCTCTGATATACACTGTGGTGACTCCTTTCATAAACCCCATAATATACAGTATGAGAAATAAGGACATTATGAAAGCCATTAAAGAAACCATTAGTTGA